The Polymorphobacter megasporae genome window below encodes:
- a CDS encoding EAL domain-containing protein: MTDALRLYTKIAAAVGQTFARFSNPANARTDPAERIRRRRARDYARLLRSELDCALESGEIYLVYQPKLCLRRGIYDGVEALIRWQHPNLGEVDRGSVITIAEESGQINSLTLWVLRQAISDQKRLLKQGIELRFHVNMSGKSLSNDVFVADVCAMVKSAPGVIGFEITETAFIDHPAAALVNFHLLAASGIRLSIDDYGSGHSSLAYLKELPADELKIDKLFVSGMTKSNRDPLIVRSTIDLAHALGMRVVAEGVESHATLALLRVMGCDVAQGFFISPALRIAQLETFLRDTAHLTRLTNTDTSLTPAKAFWIRSERDNPPGAVADGATATD; the protein is encoded by the coding sequence GTGACCGACGCTCTTCGCCTCTATACCAAAATCGCCGCTGCGGTCGGTCAGACGTTTGCCCGTTTCTCGAACCCCGCCAATGCCCGCACCGACCCGGCCGAGCGGATACGGCGGCGGCGCGCCCGCGATTATGCGCGGCTTCTGCGCAGCGAACTCGACTGCGCGCTGGAGAGCGGCGAAATCTATCTCGTCTACCAGCCCAAGCTCTGCCTGCGCCGCGGGATCTACGACGGTGTCGAGGCGCTTATCCGGTGGCAACACCCCAATCTCGGTGAGGTCGATCGCGGCAGTGTCATCACGATCGCCGAGGAGTCGGGTCAGATCAACAGTCTGACCTTATGGGTGCTGCGACAGGCGATTTCCGACCAGAAACGCCTGCTCAAGCAAGGCATCGAGCTTCGCTTCCACGTCAACATGTCGGGAAAGTCGCTCAGTAACGACGTCTTCGTCGCCGACGTGTGCGCGATGGTGAAATCGGCCCCGGGCGTGATCGGTTTCGAGATAACCGAGACAGCATTCATCGATCATCCCGCGGCGGCGCTCGTCAATTTCCACCTGCTCGCGGCGTCGGGCATTCGCCTCTCGATCGACGACTATGGCTCGGGCCATTCATCGCTCGCGTATTTGAAGGAATTGCCAGCCGACGAATTGAAGATCGACAAGCTGTTCGTCAGCGGCATGACCAAGAGCAACCGCGACCCGCTGATCGTCAGGTCGACGATCGACCTTGCCCACGCGCTCGGCATGCGGGTCGTCGCCGAAGGCGTCGAAAGCCATGCGACCCTCGCCTTGCTCCGCGTCATGGGCTGCGACGTCGCCCAAGGCTTTTTCATCAGCCCCGCGCTCAGGATCGCGCAGCTCGAGACATTTCTTCGCGACACCGCGCACCTAACACGGCTGACCAACACCGACACCTCGCTCACGCCGGCAAAAGCGTTCTGGATCCGGTCCGAGCGCGACAACCCACCGGGAGCAGTCGCAGATGGCGCAACCGCGACGGAT
- a CDS encoding CaiB/BaiF CoA transferase family protein — MLDLSRVLAGPWCTQILADFGADVLKIELPGRGDDTRAWGPPFVGAPDDPDALGESAYYLSCNRNKRSAAIDIAHAEGRALLLRLAAEADIVVENFKVGGLAKYGLDYPALAAINPRLVYCSITGFGQTGPYADRAGYDFVAQAMGGFMSITGEADGPPLRAGVASCDLATGMYATVSIMMALRHAEATGVGQHIDVALLDTQIAMLANQSLNWLAGGVTPGRMGNRHPTIVPYTTFDAADGTIVIAVGNDGQFRALCAELGIADLGTDPRFATSRARLANRDAIEAEVQARVGVFDAAALIERLSARGVPAGPVNSIPQVFADPVIAARGTVHNFERDDGVVIPSVAFPGKLSATPADYRAPPPFLGQHTREALSDWLTIDDAALDSLIAAGVIAQHD, encoded by the coding sequence GTGCTTGATCTCTCACGCGTGCTCGCCGGGCCGTGGTGCACCCAGATCCTGGCCGACTTTGGTGCCGACGTTCTCAAAATAGAATTGCCCGGTCGCGGTGACGATACCCGCGCGTGGGGCCCGCCGTTCGTCGGGGCGCCCGACGATCCCGACGCGCTCGGCGAGAGCGCGTATTACCTGTCGTGCAACCGCAACAAGCGCTCGGCCGCGATCGACATCGCGCATGCCGAAGGGCGCGCCTTGCTGCTTCGCCTCGCGGCCGAGGCCGATATCGTCGTCGAGAACTTCAAGGTCGGCGGGCTGGCGAAATACGGCCTCGACTACCCCGCACTCGCGGCGATCAATCCACGGCTGGTCTATTGCTCAATCACCGGTTTCGGCCAGACCGGGCCGTACGCCGATCGCGCGGGCTATGATTTCGTCGCGCAGGCGATGGGCGGGTTCATGAGCATCACCGGCGAAGCCGATGGCCCGCCACTGCGCGCCGGGGTCGCGTCGTGCGATCTCGCCACCGGCATGTACGCGACGGTCAGCATCATGATGGCGCTGCGCCATGCCGAGGCGACCGGGGTCGGCCAGCATATCGACGTCGCGCTGCTCGATACGCAGATCGCGATGCTCGCCAACCAGTCGCTCAACTGGCTCGCGGGCGGTGTCACTCCCGGCCGTATGGGCAACCGCCACCCGACGATCGTACCGTACACGACCTTCGACGCCGCCGACGGGACGATCGTCATTGCGGTCGGCAACGACGGGCAGTTCCGCGCCCTGTGCGCCGAACTCGGCATCGCCGACCTCGGGACCGACCCGCGCTTTGCCACCAGCCGCGCCCGCCTCGCCAACCGCGATGCGATCGAGGCCGAAGTCCAGGCGCGTGTCGGCGTCTTCGACGCTGCCGCATTGATCGAGCGCCTGTCGGCGCGCGGCGTCCCCGCCGGGCCGGTCAACTCGATCCCGCAGGTCTTCGCCGATCCCGTCATCGCCGCACGCGGAACGGTCCACAATTTCGAGCGCGACGACGGCGTCGTCATCCCCTCGGTCGCGTTTCCCGGCAAGCTGTCGGCGACCCCCGCCGACTATCGCGCTCCGCCGCCGTTCCTCGGGCAACACACGCGTGAGGCGTTGTCCGACTGGCTCACGATCGACGACGCGGCGCTCGACAGCCTCATCGCGGCAGGGGTCATCGCGCAGCACGATTGA
- a CDS encoding Pls/PosA family non-ribosomal peptide synthetase translates to MHPIEPASPPYPQPPYARDELLHEIFAATAARSPDATALRLADPDVASGRRSTLTYADLGRRAAQVAHFLRDRGVARGDRVVLCLPRGLDQFAAILGVLQAGAAYVPVDWGFPAERIDFIAADAAAKLILTTVERLHDFAHPQVVPLDDRLGEIATGEAWHFTRSSTANTPDDLAYIIYTSGTTGRPKGVAIRHRNIAHLVRSESAILGLTPADVVFQGFSLAFDMSLEEMWPAFLAGAELVVSSEALAKSGPEVAVAIAREGVTVWHCVPSLLAVVDTPLPHVRLINLGGEACPPDLARRWARDGLRLLNTYGPTETSVTATWAELSVTAPVTIGTPLPGYRAWVVGEDLIAVPPGTPGELVIGGPGVGEGYVGLAEQTAAKFVTLTLDADAGPELVYRSGDLVTVGADGNIAFAGRIDTQVKIRGYRVELGEIEAAIGDDPAVAAAVCALHAADGIETLVAYVVARPGATIDTTRIATALKNRLPSYMRPGLYEPLDRLPLLVSGKVDRKALPAPVARAAPTSIEAPATALETELHRAWSEIFAPLPVSVTADFFEDLGGHSLRAARAVSRARQLPGLAELSINDLYAAPTIRALATRLAARGVSAGATMTTAFAPVPQLRFVLCTIAQTLALPLIYAFAGLQWLLPYLAYVYWASNGLTRAQAAAAGAAAFIALPPILLLISVACKWLVLGRTKAGEYPLWGLYYFRWWFVRRVLETVASQYLAGTPAFASYYRLLGAKVGRDALLLCDFIDTADLATIGDDASLDSGSMLATSAVEGGLLKLGPVVVGARATIGAMAVVGRGAHVGDGAMLDGLSALPTAGIIPAGERWSGSPAEFAGKHAADLPPRASAVRRHVTAFALLVAAGLLPIAALIPIAPGLIAMIEVDWSTEGYSFVAFSPLLATAYVILMCALMAAVKWALLGRVRPGVHAVTSGFYLRFWIVRQLGALALELLHPIYATLFVRPWFRLMGANVGRRAEISTATSVVHDLVTIGPESFIADGVVLGAAQAEPGRIRLAATIVGRRTFVGNSALIPAGSILGDDSLIGVLSRPPEEPALAATPGATWFGSPPLRLPARQVATMFDEGARFNPPKRLVAARLTMETLRTILPLSIFISLLSLLLSVVGDLADMPHPAEAIAIWFAPLYFAFVLVAGLAVVALKWIVVGEYRATTKPLWSWFVWRTELVTATYENLAVNLLLAPLRGTPWLAAYFRLMGAKIGRRVYLDTTDMTEFDLIEIGDDAALNDAAGLQTHLFEDRVMKVSAVRIGARATVGSLAIVLYDAVVDDGAELGDLSVLMKGESLAPGTAWEGSPARPAAR, encoded by the coding sequence ATGCACCCGATCGAACCGGCATCGCCGCCGTACCCCCAGCCGCCGTACGCGCGCGACGAACTGCTTCACGAGATTTTCGCTGCGACCGCAGCGCGTTCGCCCGATGCGACCGCGCTGCGCCTCGCCGATCCCGATGTCGCGAGTGGACGGCGCAGCACGCTCACCTACGCCGATCTGGGCCGCCGGGCAGCGCAGGTCGCGCACTTCCTCCGTGACCGCGGCGTCGCGCGCGGCGACCGCGTCGTTCTCTGCCTGCCGCGCGGCCTCGATCAGTTTGCCGCGATCCTCGGCGTCCTCCAGGCGGGTGCCGCCTATGTCCCGGTCGACTGGGGCTTTCCCGCCGAACGGATCGACTTCATCGCCGCCGACGCTGCGGCCAAGCTGATCCTGACGACGGTCGAACGCCTCCACGACTTCGCCCACCCGCAGGTGGTGCCGCTCGACGACCGCCTCGGCGAAATCGCGACCGGCGAGGCGTGGCACTTCACGCGAAGCTCGACCGCCAACACTCCCGACGACCTCGCCTATATCATCTACACCTCGGGGACGACCGGGCGGCCCAAGGGCGTCGCGATCCGCCACCGTAACATCGCGCATCTGGTCCGCTCGGAAAGCGCGATCCTCGGCTTGACCCCCGCCGACGTCGTTTTCCAAGGCTTCAGCCTCGCCTTCGATATGTCGCTCGAGGAGATGTGGCCCGCCTTCCTCGCCGGGGCCGAGCTCGTCGTCTCGAGCGAAGCGCTGGCGAAAAGCGGCCCCGAAGTCGCCGTCGCGATCGCCCGCGAAGGCGTCACCGTCTGGCATTGCGTGCCGTCGCTCCTCGCGGTCGTCGATACGCCGCTGCCGCACGTCCGCCTGATCAACCTCGGCGGCGAGGCGTGTCCGCCCGATCTCGCGCGGCGCTGGGCGCGCGACGGGCTGCGGCTGCTCAACACCTATGGCCCGACCGAGACGTCGGTGACTGCGACGTGGGCCGAGTTGAGTGTGACTGCGCCGGTCACGATCGGCACGCCGCTGCCCGGCTACCGTGCATGGGTCGTTGGCGAGGACCTCATCGCGGTGCCGCCGGGAACCCCGGGCGAACTCGTTATCGGCGGTCCGGGGGTCGGGGAGGGCTATGTCGGCCTCGCCGAGCAGACCGCCGCCAAATTCGTTACGCTGACGCTCGACGCCGACGCCGGTCCTGAACTCGTCTACCGATCGGGCGACCTCGTCACCGTCGGCGCCGATGGAAACATCGCCTTTGCCGGGCGGATCGATACGCAGGTCAAGATCCGCGGCTACCGCGTCGAGCTCGGCGAGATCGAGGCCGCGATCGGCGACGACCCCGCCGTCGCCGCGGCGGTCTGCGCGCTCCACGCCGCCGATGGCATCGAAACGCTCGTCGCGTACGTCGTCGCGCGTCCTGGCGCGACGATCGACACAACGCGGATTGCGACGGCGCTCAAGAACCGCCTGCCGTCGTACATGCGCCCCGGCCTGTACGAGCCGCTCGACCGGCTGCCGCTGCTCGTGTCGGGCAAGGTCGACCGCAAGGCACTCCCTGCGCCGGTCGCGCGCGCGGCGCCAACCTCGATCGAGGCCCCCGCGACCGCTCTCGAAACCGAACTCCACCGCGCATGGAGCGAGATCTTCGCGCCGCTGCCGGTCTCGGTGACCGCCGATTTCTTCGAAGACCTCGGCGGCCATTCGTTGCGCGCGGCGCGGGCGGTATCGCGCGCGCGCCAGCTGCCGGGGCTCGCCGAGCTGTCGATCAACGACCTGTACGCTGCGCCGACGATCCGCGCACTGGCGACGCGACTGGCGGCGCGCGGGGTCTCGGCCGGGGCGACGATGACGACGGCGTTCGCGCCGGTGCCGCAATTGCGCTTTGTGCTCTGCACGATCGCGCAGACGCTCGCGCTGCCGCTGATCTACGCCTTCGCCGGGTTGCAGTGGCTGCTGCCGTATCTGGCCTATGTCTATTGGGCGTCGAACGGCCTGACGCGCGCGCAGGCGGCGGCAGCAGGAGCCGCGGCGTTCATCGCGCTGCCGCCGATCCTGTTACTGATCTCGGTCGCGTGCAAATGGCTCGTCCTCGGGCGGACCAAGGCGGGTGAGTATCCGCTGTGGGGCCTTTATTACTTCCGCTGGTGGTTCGTCCGCCGCGTCCTCGAGACCGTCGCCTCGCAGTATCTCGCGGGCACCCCCGCCTTTGCATCCTACTATCGGTTGCTCGGAGCGAAGGTCGGGCGCGACGCGCTGCTGCTGTGCGATTTCATCGACACCGCCGACCTTGCGACGATCGGCGATGATGCCTCGCTCGATTCGGGATCGATGCTCGCGACGAGCGCGGTCGAGGGCGGACTGCTCAAGCTCGGCCCGGTCGTGGTCGGCGCGCGCGCGACGATCGGCGCGATGGCGGTGGTCGGGCGCGGCGCGCACGTCGGCGACGGCGCGATGCTCGACGGACTGTCGGCGCTGCCGACCGCTGGGATCATTCCGGCGGGCGAGCGCTGGTCGGGATCGCCTGCCGAGTTCGCCGGCAAGCACGCCGCCGACCTGCCGCCGCGCGCGAGTGCTGTCCGCCGCCACGTCACCGCCTTCGCCTTGCTCGTCGCCGCCGGCCTGTTGCCGATCGCGGCATTGATCCCGATCGCCCCCGGCCTGATCGCGATGATCGAGGTCGACTGGTCGACTGAGGGGTATAGCTTCGTCGCCTTCTCGCCGCTGCTCGCGACCGCCTATGTCATCCTGATGTGCGCGCTGATGGCGGCGGTGAAGTGGGCCCTGCTCGGCCGCGTCCGCCCGGGTGTCCACGCCGTGACGAGCGGCTTCTACCTGCGCTTCTGGATCGTCCGCCAGCTCGGCGCGCTCGCGCTCGAACTGCTCCACCCGATCTATGCGACCTTGTTCGTCCGCCCGTGGTTCCGGCTTATGGGCGCGAACGTCGGCCGCCGCGCCGAGATTTCGACCGCGACCTCGGTGGTCCACGATCTGGTCACGATCGGCCCCGAAAGCTTCATCGCCGACGGCGTCGTCCTCGGTGCGGCGCAGGCCGAGCCGGGGCGCATCCGCCTTGCCGCGACGATAGTCGGGCGGCGGACCTTCGTCGGCAACAGCGCGCTGATTCCTGCCGGGAGCATCCTCGGCGACGACTCGCTGATCGGCGTGCTGTCGCGCCCGCCCGAGGAGCCTGCGCTCGCCGCGACGCCGGGGGCGACGTGGTTCGGCTCGCCGCCGCTGCGGCTGCCGGCGCGGCAGGTCGCGACGATGTTCGACGAAGGCGCGCGCTTCAATCCGCCGAAGCGACTGGTCGCGGCGCGACTGACGATGGAGACGCTGCGGACGATCCTGCCGCTGTCGATCTTCATCTCCTTGCTCAGCCTCCTGCTCAGCGTCGTCGGCGACCTTGCCGACATGCCGCACCCCGCCGAGGCGATTGCGATCTGGTTCGCGCCGCTGTATTTCGCCTTCGTCCTCGTCGCCGGACTTGCGGTCGTCGCGCTCAAGTGGATCGTCGTCGGTGAATATCGCGCGACGACCAAGCCGCTGTGGAGCTGGTTCGTCTGGCGGACCGAACTCGTCACCGCGACGTACGAGAACCTCGCGGTCAATCTCCTCCTCGCACCGTTGCGCGGAACCCCGTGGCTGGCGGCGTATTTCCGCTTGATGGGGGCGAAGATCGGCCGCCGCGTCTATCTCGACACCACCGACATGACCGAGTTTGACTTGATCGAGATCGGCGACGACGCGGCCTTGAACGATGCCGCCGGGCTCCAAACGCATTTGTTCGAGGACCGCGTGATGAAAGTGTCGGCGGTCCGCATCGGTGCCCGCGCGACGGTCGGGTCGCTCGCGATCGTCCTGTACGACGCCGTGGTCGACGACGGCGCCGAACTCGGCGACCTGTCGGTCCTGATGAAGGGCGAATCACTCGCTCCCGGCACGGCGTGGGAAGGATCGCCCGCCCGGCCCGCCGCGCGGTGA
- a CDS encoding UDP-glucose dehydrogenase family protein, whose product MRITMIGAGYVGLVSGACFADFGHDVVCVDNDPSKIERLRAGVMPIFEPGLAELVTGNARAGRLTFTTDLAAGVANAEAVFIAVGTPSRRGDGHADLSYVFAAAKEIARACTGDTVIVTKSTVPVGTGDEVERVLHEANPDARFAVVSNPEFLREGAAIRDFKFPDRVVVGTEDAAARAVMTEIYRPLFINSSPLLFTARRTAELIKYAANAFLATKITFINEIADLCEAVGANVQDVARGIGLDNRIGSKFLHAGPGYGGSCFPKDTLALIKTAQDFGTPVRIVETVAAVNDQRKRAMARKVVAACDGSVRGKTIAILGLTFKPNTDDMRDSPAIAVVQALQDAGAKIRAFDPEGVEQAKLVLTEVDYATDPYDCVAGADATVLMTEWDAFRGLDIDRLGKAMAHPVLVDLRNVYRPDEMARRGIAYTSVGR is encoded by the coding sequence ATGCGGATAACGATGATCGGCGCGGGCTATGTCGGCCTCGTCTCAGGAGCGTGCTTTGCCGATTTCGGCCATGATGTCGTCTGCGTCGACAATGATCCGTCGAAGATCGAGCGGCTCCGTGCCGGGGTCATGCCGATCTTCGAACCTGGCCTCGCCGAGCTGGTCACCGGCAACGCCCGCGCCGGCCGCCTGACCTTCACCACCGATCTCGCCGCCGGGGTCGCCAACGCCGAGGCGGTGTTCATTGCCGTCGGGACCCCGTCGCGCCGCGGCGACGGCCATGCCGACCTCAGCTATGTCTTTGCCGCAGCGAAGGAAATCGCGCGGGCGTGCACCGGCGACACCGTCATCGTGACCAAGTCGACCGTCCCTGTCGGCACCGGCGACGAGGTCGAGCGCGTTCTCCACGAGGCCAATCCCGACGCGCGTTTCGCCGTCGTGTCGAACCCCGAATTCCTTCGCGAGGGCGCGGCGATCCGCGACTTCAAATTCCCCGATCGCGTCGTCGTTGGCACCGAAGACGCGGCGGCGCGCGCGGTGATGACCGAGATATATCGCCCGCTGTTCATCAACTCATCGCCGCTACTGTTCACCGCGCGGCGCACCGCCGAGCTGATCAAATACGCCGCAAACGCCTTTCTCGCGACCAAGATCACCTTCATCAACGAGATCGCCGACCTGTGCGAGGCGGTCGGCGCGAACGTCCAAGACGTCGCGCGCGGCATCGGCCTCGACAACCGGATCGGCTCGAAATTCCTCCACGCCGGCCCGGGCTATGGCGGGTCGTGCTTCCCCAAGGACACGCTCGCGCTGATCAAGACCGCGCAGGACTTCGGCACGCCGGTGCGGATCGTCGAGACCGTCGCGGCGGTCAACGACCAGCGCAAGCGGGCGATGGCGCGCAAGGTCGTCGCCGCGTGCGACGGCAGCGTCCGCGGCAAGACGATCGCGATCCTCGGCCTGACCTTCAAGCCGAACACCGACGACATGCGCGATTCACCCGCGATCGCGGTGGTCCAGGCGCTTCAGGACGCCGGCGCAAAGATCCGCGCGTTCGACCCCGAGGGCGTCGAGCAGGCGAAGCTCGTGCTGACCGAAGTCGATTATGCGACCGACCCGTACGACTGCGTCGCCGGGGCGGATGCGACCGTGCTGATGACCGAATGGGACGCATTCCGCGGGCTCGACATCGACCGGCTGGGCAAGGCGATGGCGCACCCGGTGCTCGTCGACCTGCGCAATGTCTACCGCCCCGACGAGATGGCGCGCCGCGGGATCGCCTACACCAGCGTCGGCCGGTAA
- a CDS encoding DUF1134 domain-containing protein: protein MRITLALAAILCAVPALAQEQPPATPDAALVPQTETPQPPSAQSVHPATPPVDPGFAHPPADTYEEGDVIAAAEGAFGKGAEGAAKLIEKAFKDLGRPNGYIVGREASGAFFIGLRYGSGTLYSKVEGEQPVHWTGPSVGFDVGGDGDRVFTLIYHLDDTNDLFRRYPAAEGKAYLIGGFTATYNQRDNVILVPIKLGVGWRLGVNAGWVNYTRSSRLLPF, encoded by the coding sequence ATGCGGATCACGCTGGCCCTGGCGGCAATTCTATGTGCGGTGCCGGCATTGGCGCAGGAGCAACCGCCGGCCACGCCCGACGCAGCGCTTGTGCCGCAGACCGAAACGCCCCAGCCTCCGAGCGCCCAGTCTGTGCATCCCGCGACACCGCCGGTCGACCCTGGCTTCGCGCATCCGCCCGCCGACACTTATGAGGAGGGCGATGTCATCGCCGCTGCCGAGGGCGCGTTCGGCAAGGGTGCGGAAGGCGCGGCGAAGCTGATCGAAAAGGCGTTCAAGGACCTCGGCCGCCCCAACGGCTATATCGTCGGGCGCGAGGCGTCGGGGGCGTTCTTCATCGGGCTGCGCTACGGCTCGGGGACGCTGTATTCGAAGGTCGAGGGCGAGCAGCCGGTCCACTGGACCGGGCCGTCGGTCGGCTTCGACGTCGGCGGCGACGGCGACCGCGTCTTTACGCTGATCTACCACCTCGACGACACCAACGACCTGTTCCGCCGCTACCCCGCGGCGGAGGGCAAAGCGTATCTGATCGGCGGCTTCACCGCGACGTACAACCAGCGCGACAACGTCATCCTCGTGCCGATCAAGCTCGGCGTCGGCTGGCGGCTCGGGGTCAATGCGGGGTGGGTCAACTACACGCGGTCGAGCCGACTGCTGCCGTTCTAG
- a CDS encoding AraC family transcriptional regulator, with protein MSIVLGLFEGQMLLLAAAILVRHVRRADRTLGALLVVLCGMLTPFAIGYAGFYDRWPWLSFAPFAVPLAMGPLLYAHLNALVLDRPISRWHAALPVVQFAYQAAVFCLPLDLRGVFDREIQRPWLDPLLAVLLLGSMIGYAVAGWRLVKRHRAWLRARRTDLAAADRVRGVLVAFAVIVALRTAYTIVDTFIVPLSYFDMFGFYVALALIGNYLAIEGWRQSGARLQPIVEPPPRDWPGIARDWVGRIEEHKWWRDPGLDLAGLARRLGTNTAYLSRGLNEGLGVGFADAINRLRVDHAAERLRGSSDDDILAIALDAGFGSKATFNRVFKERFGMTPSAYRRVSNSKNDVGDPDLQRTA; from the coding sequence ATGAGCATCGTCCTCGGCCTGTTCGAAGGTCAGATGCTGCTGCTGGCGGCCGCCATCCTCGTGCGGCACGTCCGCCGGGCCGATCGCACGCTCGGCGCCTTGCTCGTCGTCCTGTGCGGGATGCTGACGCCGTTCGCGATCGGCTATGCCGGATTTTACGATCGCTGGCCGTGGCTGTCGTTTGCGCCGTTCGCGGTTCCGCTGGCGATGGGTCCGTTGCTGTACGCGCATCTCAACGCGTTGGTTCTCGACCGCCCGATCTCGCGGTGGCACGCGGCGCTGCCGGTCGTCCAGTTCGCGTATCAGGCGGCGGTGTTCTGCCTGCCGCTCGATCTGCGCGGCGTGTTCGATCGCGAGATCCAGCGCCCGTGGCTCGATCCGCTGCTTGCGGTGCTGCTGCTCGGCTCGATGATCGGCTATGCCGTCGCCGGGTGGCGGCTGGTCAAGCGTCACCGCGCATGGTTGCGCGCGCGGCGGACCGATCTGGCCGCGGCTGACCGCGTTCGCGGGGTACTGGTCGCGTTTGCGGTCATCGTCGCGCTGCGGACGGCGTACACGATCGTGGATACGTTCATCGTGCCGCTGTCGTATTTCGACATGTTCGGCTTCTACGTCGCGCTCGCGCTGATCGGGAATTACCTCGCGATCGAGGGCTGGCGGCAGTCGGGCGCGCGCCTGCAGCCGATCGTCGAGCCGCCACCGCGCGATTGGCCGGGCATCGCGCGCGACTGGGTCGGGCGAATCGAAGAGCACAAATGGTGGCGCGATCCCGGCCTCGATCTGGCGGGACTGGCGCGCCGCCTCGGCACCAACACCGCGTATCTGTCGCGCGGGTTGAACGAGGGTCTCGGGGTCGGGTTCGCCGACGCGATCAACCGGCTGCGGGTCGACCATGCCGCCGAGCGGCTGCGCGGCTCGAGCGACGACGACATCCTGGCGATCGCGCTCGACGCCGGGTTCGGCTCGAAGGCGACCTTCAACCGGGTCTTCAAGGAGCGCTTCGGCATGACGCCATCGGCATACCGGCGCGTCTCAAACAGCAAAAACGATGTCGGCGACCCGGATTTGCAGCGCACGGCCTGA
- a CDS encoding S41 family peptidase, which yields MFSPDRRLVLGGIACAALTALVPASARASAELLEPATMRGDIAVLTDAYTSLHPGLYRYLTPAQFAQARERLDLIAAKPLSRGDFYLALSAFTASIRCGHSYPNPSNQTPAITALFDAADRLPFAFIWLDGRMIVTRDLGSGHGLAPGTEVVTIDGINSGAMLARMVPYARTDGSNEARKLADLGIPGDGDQPSFDILRTLMFPATGRLARLEVRSDGATRTIDCPLLSAAARDATLDPKSTASPYGWRFEPRGAVAVLTMPTWAVFHEKWDWQGFIDTSIDTAIDRKLTGLVIDLRENGGGLDCGAAVLARLITAPLKTDNYSRHVRYRAIPERLAPYLKTWDRSFRDWGASAIGPDANGFYTLDQPGDATDTDTILPAKRRFTGRVAVLIGPKNASATFGFAALIKQHRLATLIGEATGGNLRGINGGAFFFVNLPGSGIEVDLPLIAYWPDRPQPDAGVTPDIVVPRRLADIVSARDPQMERAIAVASA from the coding sequence ATGTTCAGTCCCGATCGCCGCCTCGTCCTCGGCGGCATTGCCTGCGCCGCGCTGACCGCGCTCGTTCCGGCGTCGGCGCGCGCGAGCGCAGAGTTGCTCGAGCCCGCGACGATGCGCGGTGACATCGCGGTCCTCACCGACGCCTATACCAGCCTCCACCCCGGCCTCTATCGCTACCTGACCCCGGCGCAGTTCGCCCAAGCGCGCGAGCGGCTCGACCTGATCGCCGCCAAGCCGCTGTCGCGTGGCGATTTCTACCTCGCGCTTTCGGCGTTCACGGCGAGCATCCGGTGCGGGCATAGCTACCCCAACCCATCTAACCAGACCCCGGCGATCACGGCGTTGTTCGACGCCGCCGATCGCCTGCCCTTCGCCTTCATCTGGCTCGACGGACGGATGATCGTGACGCGCGATCTGGGGAGCGGGCACGGGCTCGCTCCCGGCACCGAGGTCGTGACGATCGACGGAATCAATTCGGGCGCGATGCTCGCCCGCATGGTGCCGTACGCGCGCACCGACGGGAGCAACGAAGCGCGTAAGCTCGCCGATCTCGGCATCCCCGGCGATGGTGATCAGCCGAGCTTCGACATCCTGCGCACGCTGATGTTTCCCGCAACGGGGCGATTGGCGCGTCTCGAAGTCCGCTCGGACGGCGCCACGCGGACGATCGATTGCCCGTTATTGTCCGCCGCAGCTCGCGACGCGACGCTCGATCCCAAGTCAACCGCGTCGCCGTACGGCTGGCGGTTCGAACCGCGCGGCGCTGTCGCCGTCTTGACGATGCCGACATGGGCGGTGTTCCACGAGAAATGGGACTGGCAGGGCTTCATCGACACCAGCATCGACACCGCGATCGACCGCAAGCTCACCGGCCTCGTCATCGATCTGCGCGAGAACGGCGGCGGCCTCGATTGCGGCGCGGCGGTGCTGGCGCGCCTGATCACGGCCCCCCTCAAGACCGACAATTACTCGCGGCATGTCCGTTACCGGGCAATTCCCGAGCGTCTGGCACCGTATCTCAAGACATGGGATCGCAGCTTCCGTGATTGGGGAGCGTCGGCGATCGGGCCCGACGCCAACGGCTTCTACACGCTCGACCAGCCCGGCGATGCCACCGACACCGACACGATCCTGCCGGCCAAGCGCCGCTTCACCGGCAGGGTCGCGGTGCTGATCGGGCCGAAGAACGCCTCGGCGACGTTCGGGTTTGCGGCGCTCATCAAGCAGCACCGGCTGGCGACGCTTATCGGCGAGGCGACCGGCGGGAATCTGCGCGGGATCAACGGCGGCGCGTTCTTCTTCGTCAACCTGCCGGGATCGGGGATCGAGGTCGACCTGCCGCTGATCGCCTATTGGCCCGACCGGCCGCAGCCTGATGCCGGCGTCACACCCGATATCGTCGTGCCGCGGCGATTGGCGGATATCGTCAGCGCGCGCGACCCGCAGATGGAGCGCGCGATCGCCGTCGCATCGGCCTGA